In Stigmatopora argus isolate UIUO_Sarg chromosome 10, RoL_Sarg_1.0, whole genome shotgun sequence, the following proteins share a genomic window:
- the ubash3bb gene encoding ubiquitin associated and SH3 domain containing Bb, with protein sequence MAAREELYSKILPRRLRQNRSGSGKCGSNLDVLLSMGFPRPRALKAMASTGGRSVQAACDWLFSHVDDPFLDDGLPREFVLYLRPSGPLQNQLSHFWQQSRVKCGKNKAHNIFPHITLCQFFVCADHKVEALCEALQDTVQQWRGRFPSPLPLKLYTSSNFIGLFVEERVADVLKQFASDFSTEANRKAEVYVEPHKKQLHVTLAYNFPTDHLASLEKLAKGIEVKLGCDWMAVLFSRDIRFANHETLRVMYPYMPQNEDEMELVVGDFVFMSTVDQSNATEGWLYGTSLASGLSGLLPENYVGLADESDTWIYHSSHSFFSFGPSDKASRERRMFDGLLESTCRDMRPGYTPTVSLICHPMQQVLRISANQSQPPKRSLFVCRHGERMDVVFGKHWLSLCSDSKGRYVRSNLNMPPTLPLWGAQRDYDMDAPVTVFGSTQARLVGEAFSEGNIVIDFVYCSPALRCVQTAQSMLKGMQLDGKLKIRVEPGLFEWTKWVFGSSLPAWIPPVDLAATHFSIDTTYRPLIPISKLTVSESYESYMSRSHQVTKEILSDCKNTGNNVLIVAHASSLEACTRQLQGFVPRSAKDFIQVVRKIPYLGLCSSEELGNSGQWQMVDPPILPLTHGPNHSFDWRETLSQQ encoded by the exons ATGGCAGCCAGAGAGGAACTCTACAGTAAAATCCTTCCACGGAGACTCCGACAGAACCGCTCGGGATCAGGCAAATGTGGATCCAACCTGGACGTACTCTTGTCAATGGGCTTCCCTCGGCCAAGAGC GTTAAAAGCTATGGCGTCAACTGGAGGTCGCAGTGTTCAAGCAGCTTGCGATTG GTTGTTCTCCCACGTGGATGACCCGTTCCTGGATGACGGGTTGCCTCGGGAGTTTGTTCTCTATCTGCGGCCGAGTGGACCGCTCCAGAACCAGCTCTCTCACTTCTGGCAACAGAGTCGGGTCAAATGCGGCAAAAACAAAGCCCACAACATTTTCCCTCACATCACGCTGTGCCAGTTTTTCGTG TGTGCGGACCACAAGGTAGAGGCTCTCTGCGAGGCCCTCCAAGATACTGTCCAGCAGTGGCGAGGTCGATTTCCCAGCCCACTGCCCCTCAAACTGTACACATCGTCCAACTTCATCGGTCTTTTCGTTGAGGAGCGCGTGGCTGATGTACTCAAGCAATTTGCGTCTGACTTCAGCACAGAGGCCAACAGGAAAGCTG AAGTCTACGTGGAGCCTCATAAGAAACAGCTCCATGTAACCCTGGCTTACAACTTCCCTACCGATCATCTCGCTTCACTGGAAAAACTGGCGAAGGGCATCGAGGTCAAGCTAGGTTGTGACTGGATGGCAGTCCTTTTCTCCCGGGACATTCGTTTTGCAAACCATGAG ACTCTGCGAGTGATGTACCCCTACATGCCTCAAAATGAAGATGAGATGGAGTTGGTTGTAGGGGATTTTGTTTTCATGTCTACAGTAGACCAGAGTAATGCCACAGAGGGATGGTTGTACGGGACCTCCCTCGCCAGTGGGCTTTCAGGCCTGCTGCCTGAGAACTACGTAGGACTAGCTGATGAGTCTGACACCTGGATCTACCATAG TTCCCACTCATTCTTCAGCTTTGGGCCCTCTGATAAAGCCAGCAGGGAGAGGCGGATGTTTGATGGCCTGCTGGAAAGCACATGCCGTGATATGAGACCCGGTTACACCCCAACTGTGAGTCTTATTTGTCATCCAATGCAG CAGGTCCTGCGGATAAGTGCTAATCAAAGTCAACCCCCCAAACGGTCACTCTTTGTCTGTCGACACGGTGAGAGGATGGACGTCGTATTTGGAAAACACTGGCTCTCTCTCTGCTCGGACAGTAAAg GTAGATATGTCCGTTCCAATCTGAATATGCCTCCAACTTTGCCACTGTGGGGGGCACAAAGGGATTATGACATGGATGCACCCGTCACAGTCTTTGGATCCACACAAGCACGATTAGTGG GTGAGGCTTTTTCAGAAGGTAATATTGTCATTGATTTTGTTTACTGCTCTCCTGCTCTGCGATGCGTTCAGACAGCACAGAGTATGCTGAAAG GTATGCAGCTGGATGGCAAACTGAAAATACGTGTGGAACCGGGACTTTTCGAATGGACTAAATGGGTTTTTGGGAGTTCTCTGCCAGCATGGATTCCTCCTGTTGACCTGGCTGCAACCCACTTCAGTATAGACACAACATACAG ACCGCTGATCCCCATCAGCAAACTTACTGTGTCCGAATCATATGAGAGCTACATGAGTCGAAGCCACCAAGTGACCAAAGAGATCCTGTCAGATTGCAAAAACACTG GAAACAATGTGCTGATTGTAGCCCACGCCTCTTCCTTAGAGGCGTGCACACGGCAGCTGCAGGGATTCGTCCCACGGAGTGCCAAAGATTTCATCCAAGTAGTTCGAAAG ATCCCCTATCTGGGCTTGTGCTCTTCTGAGGAGCTGGGCAATTCGGGACAGTGGCAGATGGTCGACCCCCCCATCCTCCCACTCACACATGGACCAAACCACAGCTTTGACTGGAGGGAGACACTTtcacaacaataa
- the gkup gene encoding glucuronokinase with putative uridyl pyrophosphorylase: MICILLVAGHGRVLETEIKNDETGLYSHLIGVPKSLLPGIGGMKILDFWWKTVNMRQLFTEVYLVTNADKYKYFERWATANDFPVENIINDGSTTLSDSLGAVADLELAIRSRKLQDDIMGIAGDMLCEDQNFDVAQVIRFFRSKPGELIIYYEMEEGEKSISRGIVEVCPDSHRISRFLEKATEGLTSSRLASVVFYCIRKETLPFISDVLSQIEDTDRSFGRFWEQVINKKLFEVFGMKLPTGFQLIGQVTLSDYTKWLNCFSAKQQDKSTKPITCRSYARVGLMGNPSDGFEGKTIAMSIKNFWADVTLVKSQTLVLLPHPLNDPTEFGSLQDLFRISRKEGYLGGLRLLQATCKKFYQFCCKQGIALTKQNFTLKYDTNIPRQVGLAGSSAIVSAALKSLMKFYNLTDDDLPKPVRANFILNVETDELFITAGLQDRVVQVYEGLVYMDFSKKLMEEQGYGNYVSLDMSTLPSFWLAYLNDPSDSGRIHNNVRQRWLNGEPLVVEAMNTFAEFTDQAREALMDGDWNLLAQLMDKNFELRRSVYSDECLGPGNLKMVALAKQFGSAVKLPGSGGAVLGLCLDAAKLVEMRQAFQEAGCVFCVITPYNPSADTDNGQL, translated from the exons ATGATTTGTATACTATTGGTCGCCGGCCACGGCAGAGTTTTGGAGACTGAAATAAAG AATGATGAGACAGGCCTATACAGCCACTTAATAGGAGTCCCAAAGAGCTTGCTTCCTGGCATCGGTGGAATGAAGATTTTGGACTTTTGGTGGAAAACTGTCAACAT GCGTCAGTTATTCACAGAGGTGTATCTTGTCACCAATGCAGACAA GTACAAGTATTTTGAGCGCTGGGCCACAGCCAATGATTTTCCAGTGGAAAACATAATTAATGATGGCAGCACTACACTGAGTGACTCTCTTGGTGCTGTGGCTGATCTGGAGCTGGCCATACGCAGCCGCAAGCTGCAAGATGACATCATGGGG ATAGCAGGAGACATGTTGTGTGAGGATCAAAACTTTGATGTTGCTCAAGTGATCCGGTTCTTCCGTTCAAAG CCTGGAGAACTGATCATATACTATGAGATGGAGGAAGGGGAGAAAAGCATCTCCAGAGGGATTGTGGAAGTTTGCCCTGATTCCCATCG GATAAGCCGTTTCTTGGAGAAAGCCACAGAAGGACTCACATCTTCTCGTTTGGCCAGCGTAGTGTTTTACTGCATCAGGAAAGAAACTCTGCCCTTCATATCTGATGTCCTTAGTCAGATAGAAGACACTGACAGGTCCTTTGGAAGATTCTgg GAGCAGGTGATTAATAAGAAGCTGTTTGAAGTTTTTGGAATGAAGCTTCCAACTGGTTTTCAGCTAATAGGACAAGTg ACTCTGTCAGACTACACCAAGTGGCTCAATTGTTTCTCTGCCAAACAACAGGACAAATCCACCAAACCAATCACATGTCGGTCTTACGCCAG GGTCGGATTAATGGGAAATCCATCTGACGGCTTTGAGGGGAAAACCATCGCTATGTCAATCAAGAACTTCTGGGCTGATGTCACCCTAGTGAAAAGCCAAACTTTG GTTCTCCTCCCTCACCCACTTAACGACCCCACAGAGTTTGGAAGCTTGCAAGATTTGTTCAGAATCAGTAGAAAAGAAGG ATATCTTGGAGGCCTTCGGCTGCTGCAAGCGACCTGTAAGAAATTCTATCAGTTCTGCTGCAAACAAGG CATCGCATTGACAAAGCAGAATTTCACACTTAAGTATGATACAAACATTCCTCGACAAGTG GGCCTTGCTGGGAGCAG CGCCATCGTCTCAGCTGCATTGAAGAGTCTCATGAAATTTTACAACCTCACAGATGAT GATCTTCCAAAGCCAGTCCGTGCCAACTTCATTCTCAATGTGGAAACTGATGAGCTCTTCATTACTGCAGGTCTGCAAGACAGAGTTGTGCAG GTTTATGAAGGTTTAGTCTACATGGACTTCAGCAAAAAGCTCATGGAAGAGCAAGGCTACG GCAATTACGTCTCCTTGGATATGAGTACCCTGCCTTCATTCTGGTTGGCCTACTTGAATGATCCCAGTGACTCTGGGCGTATTCATAACAATGTCCGACAACGCTGGCTCAATG GGGAGCCTCTTGTGGTTGAAGCGATGAATACATTTGCAGAATTTACTGATCAAGCCAG gGAGGCTCTAATGGACGGAGATTGGAACCTTCTAGCACAGCTAATGGACAAGAACTTTGAGTTAAGAAG GTCCGTGTACTCTGATGAGTGCCTTGGTCCCGGCAACCTCAAGATGGTGGCATTAGCGAAGCAG TTTGGCTCAGCAGTGAAGTTACCAGGCAGTGGTGGTGCAGTGTTGGGATTGTGTTTAGATGCTGCAAAACTG GTGGAGATGAGACAAGCTTTCCAGGAGGCCGGTTGTGTCTTCTGCGTTATCACACCTTATAACCCATCTGCCGATACTGACAATGGGCAACTGTAA
- the usf1 gene encoding upstream stimulatory factor 1 isoform X2, with protein MKNQQKSPDTDDDITVKEEGSVATAEDPAAIAAIQSASTFTDQPIKYLFKTEGGSGQVTYRVIQVSDGQLEGQTDGAAAVSLVTGFPATTQAVTQPEGLEGDGSTETQYTYYPATIADATTGTMVTTVQASDTLLSQTTPTGQLYVMMSPQEVLTASSQRTIAPRTQPYTANQEAPRGSRDEKRRAQHNEVERRRRDKINNWIVQLSKTIPDCNIDYTKTGQSKGGILSKACDYIKELRQSNLKLGEDLSTLDRLRIDNQLLRQEVEDWKSKNQVLRNVLRQHGIVGSSSTDPQ; from the exons ATGAAGAA CCAACAAAAAAGCCCTGATACAGATGATGATATTACTGTCAAAGAAGAAG GTTCAGTGGCCACTGCTGAGGACCCAGCAGCAATTGCAGCCATTCAGTCTGCCTCCACATTCACCGATCAACCCATCAAATACTTATTTAAGACAGAAGGGGGAAGTGGACAG GTAACCTACAGGGTTATCCAGGTATCAGACGGCCAATTAGAAGGCCAGACAGATGGCGCTGCAGCAGTGAGTCTGGTCACCGGTTTTCCTGCAACCACTCAGGCCGTCACCCAG CCAGAAGGGCTCGAGGGAGATGGCAGCACTGAGACACAGTACACGTACTATCCAGCCACCATTGCCGATGCCACAACGGGAACCATGGTGACCACAGTACAAGCATCTGACACGTTGCTCAGCCAGACCACACCCACAG GCCAGCTCTATGTGATGATGTCACCCCAGGAGGTTTTGACGGCATCCAGTCAAAGGACAATTGCGCCTCGAACTCAACCATACACCGC AAATCAAGAGGCTCCTCGGGGCTCCAGGGATGAGAAACGACGTGCACAGCACAACGAAG TTGAGCGCAGACGTCGGGATAAAATCAACAACTGGATCGTGCAGCTGTCGAAGACAATACCAGATTGTAACATAGATTATACCAAGACTGGACAG AGTAAGGGCGGAATTTTGTCCAAAGCTTGTGACTACATCAAGGAACTCCGACAGAGCAACCTTAAATTGGGAGAAGATCTCAGCACGCTTGATCGACTTCGGATTGATAATCAGCTTCTCCGACAGGAG GTAGAAGACTGGAAATCCAAGAATCAGGTCCTGAGGAATGTGCTACGTCAGCATGGCATTGTAGGATCATCCAGCACGGACCCACAATGA
- the usf1 gene encoding upstream stimulatory factor 1 isoform X1, giving the protein MKNQQKSPDTDDDITVKEEGSVATAEDPAAIAAIQSASTFTDQPIKYLFKTEGGSGQVTYRVIQVSDGQLEGQTDGAAAVSLVTGFPATTQAVTQAVFSQPEGLEGDGSTETQYTYYPATIADATTGTMVTTVQASDTLLSQTTPTGQLYVMMSPQEVLTASSQRTIAPRTQPYTANQEAPRGSRDEKRRAQHNEVERRRRDKINNWIVQLSKTIPDCNIDYTKTGQSKGGILSKACDYIKELRQSNLKLGEDLSTLDRLRIDNQLLRQEVEDWKSKNQVLRNVLRQHGIVGSSSTDPQ; this is encoded by the exons ATGAAGAA CCAACAAAAAAGCCCTGATACAGATGATGATATTACTGTCAAAGAAGAAG GTTCAGTGGCCACTGCTGAGGACCCAGCAGCAATTGCAGCCATTCAGTCTGCCTCCACATTCACCGATCAACCCATCAAATACTTATTTAAGACAGAAGGGGGAAGTGGACAG GTAACCTACAGGGTTATCCAGGTATCAGACGGCCAATTAGAAGGCCAGACAGATGGCGCTGCAGCAGTGAGTCTGGTCACCGGTTTTCCTGCAACCACTCAGGCCGTCACCCAG GCTGTGTTCTCCCAGCCAGAAGGGCTCGAGGGAGATGGCAGCACTGAGACACAGTACACGTACTATCCAGCCACCATTGCCGATGCCACAACGGGAACCATGGTGACCACAGTACAAGCATCTGACACGTTGCTCAGCCAGACCACACCCACAG GCCAGCTCTATGTGATGATGTCACCCCAGGAGGTTTTGACGGCATCCAGTCAAAGGACAATTGCGCCTCGAACTCAACCATACACCGC AAATCAAGAGGCTCCTCGGGGCTCCAGGGATGAGAAACGACGTGCACAGCACAACGAAG TTGAGCGCAGACGTCGGGATAAAATCAACAACTGGATCGTGCAGCTGTCGAAGACAATACCAGATTGTAACATAGATTATACCAAGACTGGACAG AGTAAGGGCGGAATTTTGTCCAAAGCTTGTGACTACATCAAGGAACTCCGACAGAGCAACCTTAAATTGGGAGAAGATCTCAGCACGCTTGATCGACTTCGGATTGATAATCAGCTTCTCCGACAGGAG GTAGAAGACTGGAAATCCAAGAATCAGGTCCTGAGGAATGTGCTACGTCAGCATGGCATTGTAGGATCATCCAGCACGGACCCACAATGA